A window of Clostridium sp. 'White wine YQ' contains these coding sequences:
- a CDS encoding DUF6273 domain-containing protein — MKLKKTFSLLLILMLSSVFLLSCGKDNTDKSDVDTSNTTQDTNLQKPTSVSTDISEVKGNDTIVGCAKMFVNALINADGETLEYLDKIEGTSATPDSFVSIIAPNFKSYNINNFTFEPHEKEGYVSANSSDGKIILNLTIKNIGGKYFLSNFEQIMDEDNANLVSEEPTEGAANPQEDTVLIGSYVKFGTYRGQPIVWKCVDKSDGLMLVAEHMICLKAYDAAESGEYNLLSIEAKSLGSNKWENSNIREWLNSLDDKVKYTTQPPTKNAVYGYWYDDEPGFLTNFTQAERNSIKSVNHDGVSDMVYLLSMEEANKFIPSHSKIKTTPQAIILERNENIDYGDNYFWTRTPFEKSAVQVWSIFGPDTSSSSTNVVSEVRPRNSFEGYGRGGVLPVLNLKGGSFKSGSGTLQDPYVIN; from the coding sequence ATGAAATTAAAAAAAACATTCTCACTACTTCTTATCCTAATGCTTTCATCTGTATTTCTATTATCTTGCGGAAAAGATAATACTGATAAAAGTGACGTAGATACTTCAAATACTACACAAGATACAAACTTACAAAAACCAACTAGTGTATCAACAGATATAAGTGAAGTAAAAGGAAACGATACTATAGTTGGTTGTGCAAAAATGTTTGTAAATGCATTAATCAATGCTGATGGCGAGACACTGGAGTATTTGGATAAGATAGAAGGTACTTCTGCCACACCAGATAGTTTTGTAAGTATTATTGCACCTAACTTTAAGAGCTATAACATCAATAATTTTACCTTTGAACCTCACGAAAAAGAAGGATATGTAAGTGCAAACTCTTCTGATGGGAAAATTATATTAAACTTAACCATAAAAAATATTGGTGGTAAATATTTTTTAAGTAATTTCGAGCAAATAATGGATGAAGACAATGCGAATTTAGTTTCTGAAGAACCAACAGAAGGTGCAGCAAATCCCCAAGAGGATACAGTTTTAATAGGTAGTTATGTAAAGTTTGGAACCTACAGGGGACAGCCAATAGTTTGGAAATGCGTAGATAAAAGCGATGGTTTAATGTTAGTAGCTGAACACATGATTTGCCTGAAAGCTTATGATGCAGCTGAAAGTGGAGAGTATAATCTTCTTTCAATAGAAGCAAAGAGCTTGGGAAGTAATAAATGGGAGAATTCTAATATTAGAGAATGGCTCAACAGTCTAGATGATAAGGTGAAATATACTACACAACCTCCAACAAAAAATGCAGTATATGGTTATTGGTATGATGATGAGCCTGGGTTTCTCACTAATTTTACACAAGCTGAGAGAAACTCAATAAAAAGTGTTAATCATGATGGTGTAAGTGATATGGTATATTTATTATCTATGGAAGAAGCTAATAAATTTATTCCTTCTCATAGTAAAATTAAAACAACCCCTCAAGCGATAATACTTGAAAGAAATGAAAATATCGACTATGGTGACAACTATTTTTGGACGCGTACACCTTTTGAAAAAAGTGCAGTTCAGGTATGGTCAATATTTGGACCAGACACTAGTAGTTCATCAACAAATGTTGTTAGTGAAGTTAGACCTAGAAATTCCTTTGAAGGGTATGGGAGAGGTGGTGTTCTGCCAGTCCTCAATTTGAAAGGGGGTAGTTTTAAATCAGGTAGTGGAACTTTACAAGACCCATATGTAATAAACTAG
- the srtB gene encoding class B sortase, whose amino-acid sequence MRKLSILILSLIIAVSLGIIIYKSYLYHKDKSVYLEIQKYKPNIADFKEESTVNQEEMKLLNINSDYKFWISIGNTKVNYPVVQGDNNTFYLKHNFNGEYSISGTIFVDYRNNINEDKNIIIYGHNMKNGTMFEDINNFKDEKFFNDNYISIIKGNKEYKYEVFSVYVVPTNEAVFKVSFKDDDEYLKYLKALAERSLYIKEVNLDKNSNIITLATCSYEYNNARTIVHAKLLY is encoded by the coding sequence ATGAGAAAATTAAGTATATTAATATTAAGTTTAATTATTGCTGTATCATTAGGAATAATAATATATAAAAGTTATCTATATCACAAAGATAAAAGTGTATATTTAGAAATTCAGAAGTATAAGCCTAATATTGCTGATTTTAAGGAAGAAAGTACAGTCAACCAGGAGGAAATGAAACTTTTAAATATTAATAGTGATTATAAGTTTTGGATTAGTATAGGCAATACCAAGGTAAATTATCCAGTTGTTCAGGGTGATAATAATACCTTTTATCTAAAACATAACTTTAATGGAGAATATAGTATATCCGGCACAATATTTGTGGATTATAGAAATAATATAAATGAAGATAAAAATATAATTATTTATGGACATAATATGAAAAATGGAACAATGTTTGAAGACATAAATAACTTTAAAGATGAAAAATTTTTTAATGATAATTATATAAGTATTATTAAAGGAAACAAAGAATATAAATACGAAGTATTTTCTGTATATGTAGTACCAACAAATGAGGCTGTATTTAAAGTAAGCTTTAAAGATGATGATGAATACCTAAAATATTTAAAGGCATTAGCTGAAAGATCATTATATATAAAAGAAGTTAACCTGGATAAAAACAGCAATATTATTACGTTAGCAACATGTAGCTATGAATATAATAATGCAAGAACTATAGTGCATGCCAAACTTTTATATTAA
- a CDS encoding carboxypeptidase regulatory-like domain-containing protein → MKQVFKRFVIMLGLAMLVVSKPSMALAQTTEKDNLKVKFEVEQVQNSSDEAVGKVKITNVGIRPIDDISIESILPEGIKLKEGSALSKKVGSLEAGESVNYEFYGKLESSLSPGSSNPAPGNGGEVNNPSTNSPGGISKDVVDSVKTGDDNLIASLVVLIVICSGLIVLLSRKKIKGKKALSIFICATLGSTLIGNSKMVQAAGGENKKISVKENIIVNQKSYTLETVVSYKIQSDVVVPSGNVISRGQWISMLMDTIALQSGQQLEIDDTDNIFNDIEGNQYKEAITKAAIHSIIGAENGAFRPNEPATREFAAVTAVRAANFQPVKNIVCDDANEITSLKEVEAAVSMDIINLDKNKFYPSRSLTQSEAQYVLEGIKAVLKSTAIDPNYDNNIQYKDGVIELKDDVSYKVNGTIVTFDLNDKTKNLKKDDVFILPDQTPYKASSVTIEGNKVIVDTVEPKIEETLEYIDAQGYGTVDMSRFIPEEGVGVAQTNTSRIITNALNVNEGGSISGPGEIKLTVDKELQNKMKLAGEVSIKIPEVLYKADVDVGLFNIDVNNVYLKFKEEAKATGKVTLFSDEGSTPKKDGFIELGKVPIVGIPGVAIYAEIGLGYTFEGEISVSVTLKGELGAQVLNNHLRAIKDINLGFDGLELNAKFKMGPRIKGLLEVCSRWDLIDFSAFGGGAADATGTLRDNGLICLDASIYVFAELSALDEGIIGDWLNLGYTWEIYNKENSPIKRNYHFENLQRVPQCTYGAGTINGMVSEAGNRSSFVEGALIEVRDPVKNKVIKTVTSDANGQYSVKLQEGTYNFVISKDGYISFGSQEAISKNEVKYVQTYLMVAQGHEGEEGIAGGKITNALTGENISDISIKIRKGWNNLSGNVVTETSTNQNGEYQAKLTLGNYTVEMIKEGYVTNSYNIYVASGSALNQNNTLVPDSTEIPAGDLRMVLTWGEQPRDLDSHLVGSTADGSGNFNIYYGNKKYSKDGVMYADLDLDDTTSYGPETTSIYKMNSDSKYSFYVHDYTNRGNSSSTAMSNSGAKVEVYKGNKLCVTYSIPTNKPGCYWHVFDYDAKTNRIIPVNSFVNGIVYGNANAGISARQVSPLPRWEVEEKKAN, encoded by the coding sequence GTGAAACAGGTTTTTAAACGGTTTGTGATTATGCTAGGTTTAGCGATGTTAGTAGTTTCAAAACCTAGTATGGCATTGGCTCAAACTACCGAGAAAGATAACTTGAAGGTTAAGTTTGAAGTTGAGCAAGTACAAAACAGTAGTGATGAAGCTGTAGGAAAAGTTAAAATTACTAATGTAGGAATCAGGCCAATTGATGACATTAGTATTGAAAGCATTCTTCCAGAGGGAATTAAGCTTAAAGAAGGCAGTGCTTTAAGTAAAAAAGTAGGATCCTTAGAGGCAGGGGAAAGTGTTAATTATGAATTTTATGGTAAACTAGAAAGCTCATTGTCGCCTGGCTCCAGTAACCCAGCACCCGGTAATGGTGGAGAGGTAAATAATCCTTCTACAAACAGTCCTGGAGGTATTTCCAAGGATGTTGTAGATAGTGTAAAAACAGGTGATGATAATTTAATAGCATCATTAGTAGTTTTAATTGTTATTTGCAGTGGGTTAATTGTTTTATTATCAAGGAAAAAGATTAAAGGTAAAAAAGCATTATCTATATTTATTTGTGCTACTTTGGGATCTACTTTAATTGGAAATTCAAAAATGGTACAAGCTGCTGGAGGTGAGAACAAAAAAATATCTGTTAAAGAGAATATTATAGTTAACCAGAAATCATATACTCTTGAAACTGTTGTTAGTTATAAAATTCAATCTGATGTAGTTGTACCTTCAGGAAATGTAATTAGTAGAGGTCAGTGGATTTCCATGTTGATGGATACTATAGCTTTGCAAAGTGGGCAGCAGCTAGAGATAGATGACACAGATAATATATTTAATGATATAGAAGGTAATCAATATAAAGAAGCTATTACAAAAGCAGCAATCCATTCTATTATAGGTGCTGAAAATGGTGCCTTTAGACCAAACGAGCCTGCAACTCGTGAATTTGCAGCTGTAACAGCGGTGAGAGCAGCAAATTTCCAACCAGTTAAGAATATTGTATGCGATGATGCTAATGAAATAACATCTTTAAAAGAAGTAGAAGCAGCAGTTTCAATGGATATTATAAACTTAGATAAAAATAAATTTTATCCTTCACGATCATTAACACAATCTGAAGCTCAATATGTGCTTGAAGGAATAAAAGCAGTATTAAAAAGCACTGCAATAGACCCTAATTATGATAATAATATCCAGTATAAAGATGGGGTTATTGAACTTAAAGATGACGTTTCATATAAAGTAAATGGAACTATTGTCACTTTTGATTTAAATGATAAAACTAAGAATTTAAAGAAAGATGATGTATTTATTCTTCCGGATCAAACACCATATAAGGCTTCAAGTGTTACTATAGAAGGCAATAAGGTAATAGTTGATACAGTAGAGCCTAAAATTGAAGAAACATTAGAATATATAGATGCTCAAGGATATGGTACTGTTGATATGTCGCGTTTTATTCCTGAAGAAGGGGTAGGAGTAGCTCAAACAAATACTAGTAGAATTATTACTAATGCTTTAAACGTGAATGAGGGAGGAAGTATAAGTGGACCGGGAGAAATCAAACTAACTGTTGATAAAGAATTACAAAATAAAATGAAACTTGCTGGTGAGGTTTCTATTAAAATACCAGAGGTTTTATATAAGGCTGATGTAGATGTTGGATTATTTAATATAGATGTTAATAATGTTTACCTTAAATTCAAAGAAGAAGCTAAGGCAACAGGAAAAGTAACTTTATTTAGTGATGAGGGTTCGACTCCTAAAAAAGATGGATTCATTGAACTTGGAAAGGTTCCAATTGTAGGAATACCTGGAGTTGCTATATATGCTGAGATAGGACTAGGTTACACTTTCGAAGGGGAAATCAGTGTATCTGTAACTCTTAAGGGAGAACTGGGAGCTCAGGTATTAAATAATCATTTGAGAGCAATTAAAGATATTAATCTAGGATTTGATGGCCTAGAGTTAAATGCTAAATTTAAAATGGGACCTAGAATTAAGGGATTATTAGAAGTTTGTTCACGTTGGGATTTAATAGACTTTTCAGCTTTTGGTGGAGGTGCAGCAGATGCAACAGGCACACTTCGTGATAATGGACTTATTTGTCTTGATGCTAGCATTTATGTATTTGCAGAATTATCTGCATTAGATGAAGGTATTATAGGAGACTGGCTGAATTTGGGCTATACTTGGGAGATATACAATAAAGAAAATAGCCCAATTAAGAGAAATTATCACTTTGAAAATTTACAGAGGGTACCTCAATGTACCTATGGGGCAGGAACTATAAATGGTATGGTTTCAGAGGCAGGAAATAGGTCAAGCTTTGTTGAGGGTGCTTTAATAGAGGTTCGTGATCCCGTTAAGAATAAAGTTATTAAAACAGTAACTAGTGATGCCAATGGACAATATAGTGTTAAACTTCAAGAAGGTACTTATAACTTTGTAATTTCCAAAGATGGTTATATTTCTTTTGGAAGCCAAGAGGCTATTTCAAAAAATGAAGTAAAGTATGTTCAAACTTATTTAATGGTAGCGCAAGGTCATGAGGGTGAAGAAGGTATTGCAGGAGGAAAAATAACTAATGCTTTGACTGGTGAGAATATTTCAGATATTTCAATAAAAATACGAAAGGGTTGGAATAACCTATCAGGAAATGTTGTAACTGAAACCTCTACGAATCAGAATGGAGAATATCAAGCTAAGCTTACCCTTGGAAATTACACTGTTGAAATGATTAAGGAAGGCTATGTAACTAATTCTTACAATATTTATGTAGCATCTGGCAGTGCATTAAATCAAAATAATACTCTTGTACCTGATTCAACTGAAATACCAGCAGGTGATTTGAGAATGGTACTAACATGGGGTGAACAACCAAGGGATTTGGATTCTCATTTAGTTGGATCTACAGCAGATGGAAGTGGTAATTTCAATATTTACTATGGGAATAAAAAGTATTCTAAAGATGGAGTTATGTATGCAGATTTAGACTTGGATGATACAACCTCCTATGGACCTGAAACAACAAGTATTTACAAGATGAATAGCGATAGTAAATATAGTTTTTATGTCCATGACTACACTAATAGAGGTAATAGTTCCAGCACTGCAATGTCAAATTCCGGTGCTAAGGTAGAGGTATATAAGGGAAATAAGTTATGCGTTACTTATAGCATACCAACAAATAAACCAGGATGTTATTGGCATGTTTTTGATTATGATGCTAAAACAAATAGAATTATTCCTGTAAATTCCTTTGTTAATGGAATAGTGTACGGAAATGCAAATGCAGGTATAAGTGCACGTCAAGTATCCCCTTTGCCAAGATGGGAAGTAGAAGAAAAGAAAGCAAATTAA
- a CDS encoding ketopantoate reductase family protein, with translation MSVKQNRILIFGAGVIGSIYAMKFIEAGLDVTMFARSNRFKTLKENGLQYNEKGAVKSIKVNVIDKLENDDVYDFIFVTVRYDQSESALLALKDNQSKNIVTMTNSSIGFSTWQDIVGDRLLPGFPSVGGQIKDGILYARIPPKGIIATMFGEINGLETERVKNLAKLFKTAKFPYTINKDMKAYLITHSISDIALLGSLYFENKISDEKTARTRKTAHKITITLKAYLRAIQKAGVSINPSAFKIVLKFPNLILEFFFMIWLQTKMVKDMMLPDYANNANNEVVKLNNDLLKFLSQKGITP, from the coding sequence ATGTCAGTAAAACAAAATAGAATTTTAATTTTTGGTGCAGGTGTTATAGGGAGCATATACGCAATGAAATTCATTGAAGCAGGGCTTGACGTTACTATGTTTGCACGTTCTAATAGATTTAAAACATTAAAAGAAAATGGGCTACAATATAATGAAAAAGGTGCGGTTAAATCTATAAAAGTAAATGTCATTGATAAGCTTGAAAATGATGATGTATATGACTTTATTTTCGTTACAGTCCGTTACGATCAATCCGAATCAGCGTTGTTAGCACTAAAAGACAATCAAAGCAAAAATATAGTTACGATGACAAACAGTTCAATTGGGTTTTCGACCTGGCAAGATATTGTTGGAGATAGACTTTTACCAGGTTTTCCTAGTGTTGGCGGACAGATTAAAGATGGAATATTGTACGCTCGAATTCCCCCAAAGGGTATAATAGCTACTATGTTTGGAGAAATTAATGGGTTAGAAACAGAACGTGTAAAAAACCTAGCAAAATTATTTAAAACAGCAAAATTTCCCTACACAATTAATAAGGATATGAAAGCGTATCTAATAACACATTCAATATCGGATATTGCACTTTTGGGCAGTTTATATTTTGAAAATAAGATAAGTGATGAAAAAACAGCAAGAACTAGAAAGACGGCACACAAAATAACAATCACTTTAAAAGCGTATTTAAGGGCAATACAAAAAGCTGGAGTATCGATTAATCCATCTGCATTTAAAATTGTACTTAAATTTCCAAATTTAATTCTGGAATTTTTCTTTATGATATGGCTACAGACTAAAATGGTGAAGGATATGATGCTACCGGATTATGCGAATAATGCCAACAACGAAGTTGTGAAGCTTAATAACGATTTATTAAAATTTTTAAGTCAAAAAGGTATTACACCATAA
- a CDS encoding TetR/AcrR family transcriptional regulator — protein sequence MKKQPEITEKTRQTFIDVFCELYSQKPIEKISVKDITNKAGYNRSTFYQYFADIYELLDFVENDLLNYMKREFMNKKASTHPMENAFHCLENSEHILTLKALLGDYGSVRFLERLKREIPFDRLGLNFPEYNSLTPYLIEFYISTSLSLFRLWIRQEKDLSSEELFELVDNLYTNGITTYSKKL from the coding sequence ATGAAAAAGCAACCCGAAATTACAGAAAAAACAAGACAAACGTTTATAGATGTTTTTTGTGAATTATATAGTCAAAAGCCCATTGAAAAAATCTCTGTTAAGGATATTACTAACAAGGCTGGATATAACCGTAGCACATTTTATCAATACTTCGCTGATATTTACGAATTGTTAGACTTTGTTGAGAATGATTTATTGAACTATATGAAACGGGAATTTATGAATAAGAAAGCATCTACACATCCTATGGAAAATGCATTTCATTGTTTGGAAAATAGTGAGCATATCTTAACTCTCAAAGCCCTTTTGGGCGATTATGGAAGTGTTCGTTTTTTAGAGCGCTTGAAAAGAGAAATTCCCTTTGATAGATTGGGCTTAAACTTTCCAGAATATAATTCCTTAACGCCATACTTGATTGAGTTTTACATATCAACATCACTTTCCCTATTTCGACTTTGGATACGACAAGAAAAGGATTTATCATCAGAAGAATTGTTCGAGTTAGTAGATAACCTATATACAAATGGGATAACAACCTATTCTAAAAAATTATGA
- a CDS encoding glutaredoxin domain-containing protein, which produces MKITIYGAAICPDCVQAKAILEKREDIEMDYKDITESTKTLKEFLAYRDNDELFEDVIRQGKIGIPFFILEDGKKTFDIFDYLDIEKPMNVKNVCSIDGKGQC; this is translated from the coding sequence ATGAAAATAACAATATATGGGGCAGCCATTTGCCCAGATTGTGTTCAAGCAAAAGCTATCTTAGAGAAACGCGAGGATATCGAGATGGATTACAAAGATATTACCGAGAGTACCAAAACATTAAAGGAGTTCTTGGCTTATAGAGATAATGATGAATTGTTTGAAGATGTTATTCGTCAGGGTAAAATTGGCATTCCATTTTTCATCTTAGAAGATGGAAAGAAAACATTTGATATATTCGATTATCTTGATATAGAAAAGCCTATGAATGTTAAGAATGTTTGCTCCATCGACGGGAAGGGTCAGTGTTAG
- a CDS encoding Nif3-like dinuclear metal center hexameric protein, giving the protein MKVNDIIDVMENIAPPFLKEDYDNVGLMVGSREAEVSKILIALDATLEVIEEAKELGAELIITHHPLLFRKPSSITDDTLLGKKIISLIKNNISLYSSHTNFDSVKGGLNDKIVELLGFESKEIMSPVNINGFNESGLGRVIELNEGISLEDLNKRIKSSLGVKNLRCVIGSRNPIKKIAIINGSGQDFFSLAYSKNVDCIITGDTTYHYASDYREMGVSIMDIGHYGSEWPVFVALSENIKQKLENKVEIIISGKTMDPYDFF; this is encoded by the coding sequence ATGAAGGTAAATGATATTATTGATGTGATGGAGAATATAGCACCACCATTTTTAAAAGAGGATTATGATAATGTTGGTCTTATGGTAGGAAGTAGAGAAGCAGAAGTGTCCAAAATACTTATTGCCTTAGATGCTACTCTTGAAGTTATTGAGGAAGCAAAAGAATTGGGGGCTGAATTAATAATAACTCATCATCCGTTGCTTTTTAGAAAACCATCAAGTATAACAGATGATACTTTGCTTGGTAAAAAGATAATATCTTTAATTAAAAACAATATAAGCTTATATTCGAGCCATACTAATTTTGATTCAGTAAAAGGTGGCTTAAATGATAAGATAGTTGAATTATTGGGTTTTGAGAGTAAAGAAATAATGAGTCCAGTTAATATTAATGGATTTAATGAAAGTGGACTTGGAAGAGTAATAGAGCTAAATGAAGGTATATCTTTAGAGGATTTAAATAAAAGAATAAAATCTTCACTAGGAGTAAAAAATTTAAGATGTGTAATAGGTAGCAGGAATCCAATTAAGAAGATAGCTATAATAAACGGAAGTGGGCAAGATTTTTTCTCGTTAGCATATAGTAAAAATGTAGATTGTATTATAACAGGAGATACTACATATCATTACGCTAGTGATTATAGAGAAATGGGTGTTAGTATAATGGATATAGGTCATTATGGAAGTGAATGGCCAGTATTTGTAGCCTTATCTGAAAACATAAAACAAAAATTAGAAAATAAAGTTGAAATAATTATTTCTGGAAAAACCATGGATCCATACGATTTCTTTTAG
- a CDS encoding tRNA (adenine(22)-N(1))-methyltransferase gives MELSQRLKCIIQNMNKCQSIIDVGTDHGYIPIHAVENGIVDFAIASDINKGPKEKAERNVRLLGLSDKIECRLGAGLNTVKEKEVEAVIMAGMGGNLIRDIIIKDINKVKYFKYMILMPAQNPEILREFLYNNSFEIIKEDLCFEDGIFYEVFKVKYSEQAINDNMDEFDYEFSPILIKDKHKLLKDFIESKISKYTAILSYINDDSPGARIRKGEIEKKILRIKEIAI, from the coding sequence ATGGAGTTAAGCCAAAGATTAAAGTGTATAATTCAAAATATGAATAAATGCCAAAGCATAATTGATGTGGGCACAGACCATGGATATATACCAATTCATGCAGTAGAAAATGGGATAGTAGACTTTGCCATTGCATCTGATATTAATAAAGGCCCAAAGGAGAAAGCGGAAAGAAATGTTAGGCTACTTGGGTTATCAGATAAAATAGAATGCAGATTAGGGGCAGGTCTTAATACTGTAAAGGAAAAAGAAGTTGAAGCAGTAATTATGGCTGGAATGGGCGGAAATTTGATTAGAGACATAATCATTAAAGATATTAATAAGGTAAAGTATTTTAAATACATGATTTTAATGCCTGCTCAAAATCCAGAAATTTTGAGGGAATTTTTATACAATAATTCTTTTGAAATAATAAAGGAAGACTTATGCTTTGAAGATGGTATTTTTTATGAAGTATTTAAAGTAAAGTACAGTGAACAAGCGATAAATGATAATATGGATGAGTTTGATTATGAATTCAGTCCAATACTTATAAAGGATAAGCATAAATTACTTAAAGATTTTATAGAAAGTAAAATAAGTAAGTATACAGCAATTCTTTCATATATAAATGATGATAGTCCTGGAGCAAGAATTAGAAAAGGTGAGATAGAAAAGAAGATTCTGAGGATAAAGGAGATTGCTATATGA
- a CDS encoding PH domain-containing protein codes for MKEFKPKKSIVILEIFMYLVLANAALFLISKFVDSYVEINLFKVLVGMFDIYCLYYILLISTLKYFINEKGIVINSLFGIRKINIDFDSVDGYYTASGAIKGFKLTGFGRFRYAFGRYVIENVGVTHMFATSSNELVYIHTNSMSYAISPIEANEFIDALKEKGKEFKTFKINKNKHTEIYKDKKVFIPFILVTIIIIVMILVPFLLYLSNKLPVQMPLSFDSNFYPLVQGTGKNFAFKQMSYGVLNMIILVCMYYASYFHAKYDKKSAYKYIYISLAIALTFLIVQIRILNNFM; via the coding sequence ATGAAGGAATTTAAACCTAAAAAAAGTATAGTTATACTTGAAATATTTATGTATTTAGTACTAGCAAATGCTGCATTATTTTTAATATCTAAATTTGTGGATTCGTACGTAGAGATAAATTTATTTAAAGTATTAGTAGGAATGTTTGATATATATTGTTTATATTATATTTTATTAATAAGTACATTGAAATATTTTATAAATGAAAAAGGGATTGTTATCAATTCTTTATTTGGTATAAGAAAGATTAATATAGATTTTGATTCGGTAGATGGATATTATACAGCTTCGGGAGCTATAAAAGGCTTTAAGTTAACAGGCTTTGGAAGATTCAGATATGCTTTTGGAAGATATGTAATTGAAAATGTAGGTGTAACACATATGTTTGCAACATCAAGCAATGAGCTTGTATACATTCATACAAATAGCATGTCATATGCGATATCACCAATTGAAGCTAATGAGTTTATTGATGCGCTTAAAGAAAAAGGAAAAGAATTTAAAACATTCAAAATCAATAAGAATAAACATACTGAAATTTATAAAGATAAAAAGGTATTTATTCCGTTTATATTAGTTACAATAATAATTATTGTTATGATCTTAGTACCATTTCTTTTATATCTTAGCAATAAACTTCCTGTACAAATGCCATTAAGTTTTGATTCGAATTTCTACCCATTAGTACAGGGGACAGGCAAAAATTTTGCATTTAAGCAAATGTCATATGGGGTATTGAATATGATAATTCTTGTATGTATGTATTATGCATCATATTTTCATGCAAAATATGATAAGAAATCAGCATACAAATATATTTATATATCTTTAGCAATTGCATTAACATTTCTAATAGTTCAGATTAGAATATTAAATAATTTCATGTAG
- the rpoD gene encoding RNA polymerase sigma factor RpoD yields MTEKVTKVVGKQDKGVELKDKSARMTVVKKLIEKGKKNGTLTYKEIMDELDEIDLSPEQIEKIYEVLESMSIEVMGDIGETEIEEDLELTIPEGIAIDDPVRMYLKEIGKVPLLSSEEEIVLAQRIENGDPYAKKKLAEANLRLVVSIAKRYVGRGMLFLDLIQEGNLGLIKAVEKFDFTKGFKFSTYATWWIRQAITRAIADQARTIRIPVHMVETINKLIRVQRQLLQELGRDPFPEEISKVMDLPVEKVREIQKIAQEPVSLETPIGEEEDSHLGDFIPDDDAPAPAEQAAFTMLKEQLINVLDTLTPREEKVLRLRFGLDDGRARTLEEVGKEFNVTRERIRQIEAKALRKLRHPSRSKKLKDYLD; encoded by the coding sequence ATGACTGAAAAAGTAACGAAAGTAGTGGGAAAACAAGATAAAGGTGTGGAATTAAAAGATAAAAGTGCTAGAATGACGGTTGTTAAAAAACTTATAGAAAAAGGGAAGAAAAATGGAACCCTTACTTATAAAGAAATTATGGATGAGTTAGACGAGATAGATTTAAGTCCAGAGCAAATAGAAAAAATATATGAAGTATTAGAGTCTATGAGTATCGAGGTAATGGGTGATATTGGGGAGACTGAAATTGAAGAGGATTTAGAACTTACAATTCCAGAAGGTATTGCAATTGATGATCCAGTTAGAATGTATTTAAAAGAAATAGGTAAAGTTCCGCTATTATCCTCAGAAGAAGAAATAGTTTTAGCACAAAGAATAGAGAACGGGGATCCTTATGCTAAGAAGAAACTTGCAGAAGCTAACTTGAGACTGGTTGTTTCTATAGCAAAAAGATATGTTGGAAGAGGAATGTTATTCCTAGACCTTATTCAAGAAGGAAATTTAGGATTAATCAAAGCTGTTGAAAAATTCGATTTTACAAAAGGATTTAAATTTTCAACATATGCAACATGGTGGATAAGACAGGCGATTACTAGAGCTATAGCTGACCAAGCAAGAACAATTAGAATACCAGTTCATATGGTTGAAACAATTAATAAATTAATAAGAGTTCAAAGACAATTGCTACAAGAATTAGGAAGAGATCCTTTCCCAGAGGAAATCTCAAAAGTTATGGATTTACCAGTAGAAAAGGTTAGAGAGATACAAAAAATTGCTCAAGAACCAGTTTCCTTAGAAACTCCAATAGGAGAAGAAGAAGATTCTCACTTAGGAGACTTTATTCCAGATGATGATGCTCCAGCACCAGCTGAGCAAGCAGCATTTACAATGCTCAAAGAGCAATTAATTAATGTTTTAGATACCTTAACCCCTAGAGAAGAAAAGGTGTTAAGACTTAGATTTGGTTTAGATGATGGAAGAGCAAGAACACTTGAAGAAGTTGGTAAGGAATTTAACGTAACAAGAGAAAGAATTAGACAAATTGAAGCTAAAGCTCTTAGAAAATTAAGACATCCAAGCAGAAGTAAAAAATTAAAAGATTATTTGGATTAA